A genome region from Marinobacter panjinensis includes the following:
- the apbC gene encoding iron-sulfur cluster carrier protein ApbC — protein sequence MAQISQHALETAVKQYRDPYLGKDLYELGAVKSLTTDDSGRVTVMIELPYPSKGIAGALKELLTNALDDVEGVESVDVHVGQRIHSHKGQKDIQSVPGVKNIIAVASGKGGVGKSTTAVNLALALQAEGARVGILDADIYGPSIGMMLGVPEGKRPETRENKYFIPMEAHGLQANSMAFVVTDKTPMVWRGPMVSGAVMQLLQQTLWNELDYLIIDMPPGTGDIQLTIAQKVPVTGAVIVTTPQDIALLDGKKGIEMFRKVEIPVLGVVENMSVHICSNCGHEEPLFGHGGGERIAEEYDTTLLGQLPLHMTIREQTDGGKPSVVAEPDSEVARRYKDIARRVGAELSTRERNLTGSISSVSVTEH from the coding sequence ATGGCACAGATTTCACAGCACGCACTGGAAACCGCGGTAAAACAGTACCGCGACCCATACCTGGGCAAGGATCTGTATGAGCTGGGCGCGGTGAAATCCCTGACGACCGATGACAGTGGCAGGGTTACCGTCATGATCGAGTTGCCATATCCATCGAAGGGGATCGCTGGCGCCCTGAAGGAACTGCTCACCAACGCCCTTGACGACGTTGAAGGCGTTGAAAGCGTGGATGTCCATGTGGGGCAGCGTATCCACTCCCACAAGGGCCAGAAAGACATCCAGTCCGTGCCCGGGGTGAAAAACATCATCGCCGTCGCCTCCGGCAAGGGCGGCGTGGGCAAATCCACCACCGCCGTCAACCTGGCCCTGGCCCTGCAAGCCGAAGGCGCCCGCGTCGGCATCCTAGACGCCGACATCTACGGCCCCAGCATCGGCATGATGCTGGGTGTACCCGAAGGCAAACGCCCGGAAACCCGGGAGAACAAATACTTCATTCCCATGGAAGCCCATGGCCTGCAGGCCAACTCCATGGCCTTCGTGGTCACCGACAAAACCCCCATGGTCTGGCGTGGCCCCATGGTCAGTGGCGCCGTCATGCAGTTGCTGCAGCAGACCCTGTGGAATGAACTGGACTACCTCATCATCGACATGCCCCCCGGAACCGGCGACATCCAGCTCACCATCGCCCAGAAAGTCCCGGTCACCGGCGCCGTGATCGTTACCACACCCCAGGACATTGCCCTGCTGGACGGCAAGAAAGGCATCGAAATGTTCCGCAAGGTGGAAATCCCGGTACTGGGCGTGGTGGAAAACATGAGCGTCCACATCTGCAGCAACTGCGGCCATGAAGAACCCCTCTTCGGCCACGGCGGCGGCGAGCGCATCGCCGAAGAATACGACACCACGCTGCTGGGCCAACTGCCCCTGCACATGACCATCCGCGAACAGACCGACGGCGGTAAGCCCTCAGTAGTGGCGGAACCTGACTCGGAAGTGGCAAGACGATACAAGGACATCGCTCGAAGGGTGGGCGCTGAACTTTCTACCCGCGAAAGAAACCTGACGGGCTCTATTTCCAGTGTTTCCGTAACAGAACACTGA
- the metG gene encoding methionine--tRNA ligase, whose protein sequence is MTQASSKQQRDILVTSALPYANGPIHLGHLLEYIQTDIWVRYQKMRGQNCYYVCADDAHGTAIMLRAEREGISSENLIDRIREEHQQDFGGFHIRFDNYYTTHSEENRQFSEYIYRQLQENGHIATRKITQSYDPEKKMFLADRFIKGTCPKCKTEDQYGDNCEACGATYTPAELINPRSAVSGATPVEKESEHYFFRLPAFADFLANWTRSGTLQPQVANKLAEWLDAGLQEWDISRDAPYFGFEIPDAPGKYFYVWLDAPIGYLASFKNLCNREGIDFEHFWKADSTAEVYHFIGKDIINFHALFWPSMLHSAGFRTPSAVWAHGFVTVNGKKMSKSRGTFIMARTYLDHLNPEYLRYYFAAKLTGSVDDMDLNLEDFAARVNSDLVGKVVNIASRSAGFITKRFDGQLGTVTEHDKMKEFIDAGEEIADFYEAREFGRAMRRIMELADVANQYVNDEQPWVIAKQEGQDDNLQAICTNAINMFHLLMTYLAPVLPETAKASEGFLNAPLDWNKREQRLENHGINKFKPLMNRVEMAQIDKMLDASKEELPAATGQKVPEANLEPIADEIEFGDFAKVDLRVVKIVKAEHVEGADKLLRLTLDVGHGERNVFAGIKSAYEPENLEGRLTVMVANLKPRKMKFGMSEGMVLAAGPGGKDIFILSPDSGATPGMRIM, encoded by the coding sequence ATGACGCAAGCGAGTTCAAAGCAACAGCGCGATATTCTGGTAACCAGCGCCCTGCCGTACGCCAATGGCCCCATCCATCTGGGCCATCTGCTGGAATACATTCAGACCGATATCTGGGTGCGCTATCAGAAAATGCGAGGCCAGAACTGCTACTACGTCTGTGCCGACGACGCTCACGGCACCGCAATCATGTTGCGGGCCGAGCGGGAAGGCATCTCATCCGAAAACCTGATTGACCGTATCCGGGAAGAGCACCAGCAGGATTTTGGCGGCTTCCATATCCGCTTCGACAACTATTACACCACCCATTCCGAGGAGAACCGCCAGTTCTCGGAATACATCTACCGTCAGCTGCAGGAAAACGGTCACATCGCCACCCGCAAGATCACCCAGTCCTATGACCCGGAAAAGAAAATGTTCCTGGCGGACCGGTTTATCAAGGGCACCTGCCCCAAGTGCAAGACCGAAGACCAGTACGGGGACAACTGTGAGGCCTGCGGTGCCACCTATACCCCGGCGGAGCTGATCAACCCGCGCTCGGCGGTCTCCGGCGCCACGCCTGTCGAGAAAGAATCCGAGCACTATTTCTTCCGTCTGCCGGCGTTCGCAGATTTTCTCGCCAACTGGACCCGCAGCGGCACCCTGCAACCCCAGGTGGCCAACAAACTGGCCGAGTGGCTGGATGCCGGCCTGCAGGAATGGGATATCAGCCGCGATGCGCCCTACTTCGGTTTCGAGATTCCCGATGCGCCGGGCAAGTATTTCTATGTCTGGCTTGACGCCCCCATCGGTTACCTCGCCAGCTTCAAGAATCTGTGCAACCGGGAAGGCATTGATTTCGAGCACTTCTGGAAAGCGGATTCCACCGCCGAGGTCTACCACTTCATCGGCAAGGACATCATCAACTTCCACGCCCTGTTCTGGCCGTCCATGCTCCACAGCGCCGGTTTCCGCACCCCGAGTGCAGTCTGGGCCCATGGATTTGTAACGGTGAATGGCAAAAAGATGTCCAAGTCCCGGGGCACTTTCATCATGGCCCGGACCTATCTGGACCACCTGAACCCGGAATACCTGCGCTACTACTTTGCCGCCAAGCTTACCGGCAGCGTCGATGACATGGATCTGAACCTGGAAGACTTCGCCGCAAGGGTCAACTCGGATCTGGTGGGCAAGGTGGTGAACATCGCCAGTCGCAGTGCCGGGTTTATCACCAAGCGCTTCGATGGCCAACTCGGCACCGTGACCGAACACGACAAGATGAAAGAGTTTATTGATGCCGGGGAAGAAATCGCGGACTTCTACGAAGCCCGGGAATTCGGCCGTGCCATGCGTCGCATCATGGAGCTGGCGGATGTCGCCAACCAGTATGTAAACGATGAGCAGCCCTGGGTGATTGCCAAACAGGAAGGCCAGGACGACAACCTGCAGGCCATCTGCACCAACGCCATCAACATGTTCCACCTGCTGATGACCTACCTGGCACCGGTACTTCCGGAAACCGCCAAGGCCTCGGAGGGCTTCCTGAATGCCCCGCTGGACTGGAACAAGCGCGAGCAACGCCTCGAAAACCACGGCATCAACAAGTTCAAGCCGCTGATGAACCGCGTCGAGATGGCCCAGATCGATAAAATGCTGGACGCCTCAAAGGAAGAGCTGCCTGCAGCGACAGGGCAGAAAGTGCCAGAAGCCAATCTTGAACCCATCGCCGATGAGATAGAATTCGGCGACTTCGCGAAAGTCGACCTCCGGGTGGTTAAAATAGTGAAAGCCGAACATGTTGAGGGTGCAGACAAGCTTCTTCGCCTTACCCTTGACGTGGGGCATGGCGAACGCAACGTGTTTGCTGGTATCAAGTCTGCTTACGAGCCAGAAAATCTGGAAGGACGCCTGACAGTGATGGTTGCCAACCTTAAGCCCCGCAAAATGAAGTTCGGCATGTCTGAAGGCATGGTGCTGGCAGCGGGCCCTGGTGGCAAGGATATCTTTATCCTGTCCCCGGATTCCGGTGCCACACCCGGCATGCGTATTATGTAA
- the rsxC gene encoding electron transport complex subunit RsxC: MSQLWDFSGGIHPLEHKDISTSRPIRRCGIPERLILPLQQHIGDPAEAIVEVGERVLKGQKIADVKTGMGVPVHAPTSGIIESLTEHPVPHPSGMADWCITLKPDGEDQWCPRNPVDDFHALDRDQVLEMIRDAGISGMGGAGFPTNIKLRPPRDRKVNTLILNGAECEPYITADDMTMREKADEVVAGLKVMAWILRPERCVIGVEDNKPQAIAALRKATEGTQTEIAVIPTKYPSGGEKQLIQILTGMEVPSGGIPADIGVMCQNIGTAVAVAQAVYQDIPLISRTVTITGEAVREPGNFEVLIGTPIEYLLEQAGVQQDKLSRLVLGGPMMGYTLSTEAVPVIKTTNCVIAATASELPAPPPEQPCIRCGECAEVCPMELLPQQLFWYSKSTEFEKAEHLNLFDCIECGACSYVCPSSIPLVQYYRFAKDEIRVQRAEQLKSDRARERFEARQARLEREKEEKELRRKERAKAAAEAQAKKQAEAEQATAEGGAVDERSAKSAIVEQALARKKAKAEANQSSPASQPAAEKPDTEALEKQLSQARSKLETMQSMLDDAKAQQADNVEKLERAVAKNHDRVKRAEEALAEARNTPGTRPTEPQSTH, from the coding sequence ATGAGTCAGCTTTGGGATTTCTCCGGTGGCATTCATCCTCTGGAACACAAAGACATTTCAACGTCTCGTCCGATACGCCGCTGCGGAATTCCCGAGCGGCTGATCCTGCCGCTCCAGCAACATATCGGGGACCCGGCCGAGGCCATTGTCGAGGTCGGTGAGCGGGTCCTCAAGGGGCAGAAGATCGCCGATGTCAAAACCGGCATGGGCGTACCCGTTCATGCGCCTACATCCGGTATCATCGAGAGCCTTACGGAACATCCCGTTCCCCATCCGTCGGGAATGGCTGACTGGTGCATTACCCTGAAGCCCGATGGCGAAGACCAATGGTGCCCGCGAAATCCGGTGGATGACTTCCACGCCCTCGACCGGGACCAGGTTCTGGAGATGATCCGGGACGCCGGAATTTCCGGCATGGGCGGGGCCGGTTTTCCGACCAACATCAAGCTCCGGCCGCCCCGTGACCGCAAGGTAAACACCCTGATTCTCAACGGTGCTGAATGTGAGCCCTATATCACCGCCGATGACATGACCATGCGGGAAAAAGCCGATGAAGTTGTTGCCGGCCTGAAAGTCATGGCCTGGATTCTTCGCCCGGAACGCTGCGTTATCGGCGTGGAAGACAACAAACCACAAGCCATCGCCGCCCTTCGTAAGGCGACCGAAGGCACACAGACTGAAATCGCCGTTATTCCGACCAAATACCCGTCTGGTGGCGAAAAACAGCTGATTCAGATTCTTACCGGCATGGAAGTACCCAGTGGCGGTATACCGGCGGATATCGGAGTTATGTGCCAGAACATCGGCACTGCCGTTGCCGTAGCACAGGCGGTTTACCAAGACATCCCACTGATCTCCCGGACAGTTACCATCACCGGCGAAGCCGTTCGCGAACCGGGTAATTTTGAGGTTCTGATTGGCACACCGATCGAGTACCTGTTGGAACAGGCTGGTGTGCAACAGGACAAACTCAGCCGTCTGGTCCTCGGTGGGCCGATGATGGGCTACACGCTTTCAACCGAAGCGGTCCCGGTGATTAAAACCACCAACTGCGTGATTGCGGCAACGGCCAGCGAACTGCCAGCGCCGCCGCCTGAGCAACCCTGTATCCGATGCGGCGAGTGTGCCGAAGTCTGCCCCATGGAACTGTTGCCACAGCAGCTGTTCTGGTATTCCAAGTCTACCGAGTTTGAAAAGGCAGAGCACCTGAACCTGTTCGACTGCATCGAGTGTGGTGCCTGTTCCTACGTATGCCCGAGCTCAATCCCCCTTGTTCAATACTATCGCTTTGCCAAGGACGAGATCCGCGTGCAGCGGGCAGAACAGCTGAAATCAGACCGTGCCCGGGAGCGTTTTGAGGCACGTCAGGCACGCCTGGAACGCGAGAAGGAAGAGAAAGAGCTCCGTCGCAAGGAACGGGCAAAGGCTGCGGCTGAAGCCCAGGCAAAGAAACAGGCCGAGGCGGAACAAGCAACGGCTGAGGGTGGCGCGGTTGATGAGCGATCGGCCAAATCCGCCATTGTCGAGCAGGCCCTGGCCCGCAAGAAGGCAAAAGCCGAAGCAAACCAGTCATCCCCGGCGAGTCAGCCGGCCGCAGAGAAGCCGGATACAGAGGCTCTGGAAAAGCAGCTGAGTCAGGCCAGGTCCAAGCTGGAAACCATGCAGAGCATGCTCGATGACGCGAAGGCGCAACAGGCTGACAACGTAGAGAAACTTGAGCGCGCAGTGGCGAAGAACCACGATCGGGTAAAACGGGCCGAAGAGGCTCTGGCTGAGGCCCGAAACACACCGGGCACCCGGCCAACCGAACCCCAGTCCACCCATTAA
- a CDS encoding chalcone isomerase family protein yields MKKALSTGFASLLLTAALSAPATALTVEGVDLPDTYSAMDTELKLNGAGTRSKWFMDLYIGGLYVPETIDDGQAIINADEPQAITLHIISGMITSDKMKSATLEGFENSTGGDLSAIQGDVDTFLDVFSEEIKDGDVFDLVYLPGEGVRVLKNGDERATIGDLEFKKALFGIWLSDEPAQEDLKEKMLGQR; encoded by the coding sequence ATGAAAAAGGCCCTATCAACAGGATTTGCCTCACTGCTGCTGACTGCAGCCCTGTCAGCCCCGGCTACCGCGCTGACGGTGGAAGGAGTGGACCTGCCGGATACCTATTCGGCAATGGATACCGAGCTCAAGCTGAATGGTGCGGGCACCCGCTCCAAGTGGTTCATGGACCTCTACATCGGTGGTCTTTACGTGCCTGAGACCATTGACGATGGCCAGGCCATTATCAATGCGGATGAGCCCCAGGCGATTACCCTGCATATCATTTCCGGGATGATCACCAGCGACAAGATGAAATCGGCCACCCTGGAGGGGTTCGAGAACTCTACCGGTGGCGATCTTTCAGCCATTCAGGGCGATGTCGATACCTTCCTCGATGTATTCTCCGAGGAAATAAAGGATGGTGACGTTTTTGACCTGGTCTATTTGCCGGGTGAGGGTGTGCGTGTGCTGAAGAATGGCGACGAGCGCGCCACCATCGGTGACCTGGAGTTCAAGAAGGCACTGTTTGGGATCTGGCTGTCGGACGAACCCGCCCAGGAAGACCTGAAAGAGAAAATGCTGGGCCAGCGATAA
- the dcd gene encoding dCTP deaminase, whose amino-acid sequence MSIKSDHWIRRMSREHGMIEPFEYDQVRETEKGRVISYGTSSYGYDVRCSNEFKIFTNVHSATVDPKNFDENSFVNYTGDVCIIPPNSFALARTVEYFRIPRSVLTICLGKSTYARCGIIVNVTPLEPEWEGQVTLEFSNTTNLPAKIYANEGIAQMLFFESDEVCDTSYKDRGGKYLGQTGVTLPRT is encoded by the coding sequence ATGAGCATCAAATCCGACCACTGGATTCGCCGGATGTCCCGGGAACACGGCATGATCGAGCCCTTCGAGTATGATCAGGTCCGCGAAACCGAAAAAGGCCGCGTAATCTCCTACGGCACATCCAGCTACGGCTACGATGTCCGTTGCAGCAACGAATTCAAAATCTTCACCAACGTCCACTCCGCCACCGTGGACCCGAAGAACTTCGACGAAAACAGCTTCGTCAACTACACCGGCGACGTCTGCATCATTCCGCCCAACTCCTTCGCCCTGGCCCGCACCGTGGAATACTTCCGTATCCCCCGCAGCGTGCTGACCATCTGCCTGGGCAAATCCACCTATGCGCGTTGTGGCATTATCGTCAACGTCACACCGCTGGAACCAGAGTGGGAAGGGCAGGTGACCCTGGAGTTTTCCAACACCACCAACCTGCCGGCCAAAATCTACGCCAACGAAGGCATCGCCCAGATGCTCTTCTTTGAGTCAGACGAAGTCTGCGATACCAGCTATAAGGACCGCGGCGGAAAATACCTGGGACAAACAGGCGTGACCCTGCCACGAACATGA
- the nth gene encoding endonuclease III: MNKQKRIEIFTRLRDANPNPTTELNYSSPFELLIAVILSAQATDVGVNKATAKLYPVANTPEKILALGVDGLKDYIKTIGLFNSKAENVIKTCRALIEKHRGEVPDNREDLEALPGVGRKTANVVLNTAFGQPAMAVDTHIFRVSNRTGIAPGKNVLDVEKRLMRVVPKEFLLDAHHWLILHGRYTCTARKPKCGACVIEDLCEFKQKRDYME; this comes from the coding sequence ATGAACAAACAAAAACGAATTGAAATCTTTACCCGCTTACGGGACGCCAACCCCAACCCGACCACCGAGCTGAACTACTCCAGCCCGTTCGAGTTGCTGATTGCCGTGATATTGTCTGCCCAGGCCACGGATGTAGGCGTGAACAAGGCAACCGCCAAACTTTACCCGGTTGCCAACACTCCGGAGAAGATTCTGGCCCTTGGCGTTGACGGGCTGAAAGACTACATAAAAACCATCGGGCTGTTTAACAGCAAGGCCGAGAACGTCATCAAAACCTGTCGCGCCCTGATTGAAAAACATCGGGGTGAGGTGCCGGATAACCGGGAGGATCTGGAAGCACTGCCCGGTGTCGGGCGCAAAACCGCCAATGTGGTTCTGAACACCGCTTTCGGGCAGCCTGCCATGGCTGTGGACACACACATCTTCAGGGTCTCTAATCGCACAGGCATTGCTCCGGGCAAGAATGTACTGGACGTGGAAAAACGCCTGATGCGGGTGGTGCCGAAAGAATTCCTGCTGGACGCCCACCACTGGCTGATCCTGCACGGACGCTATACCTGTACGGCAAGAAAGCCCAAGTGCGGCGCCTGCGTTATCGAGGATCTTTGCGAGTTCAAACAGAAAAGGGACTACATGGAGTAG
- a CDS encoding electron transport complex subunit E, which yields MATKPSSEIIRDGLWTNNPALVQVLGLCPLLAVTSTVVNAIGLGLATLMVLMGSNLAVSLIRNFVSESVRLPAFVMIIASFVTCAELLMQAFTYQLYQILGIFIPLIVTNCAILGRADAFASRNAPGPALLDGTMMGIGFLAVLIVLGGMRELIGQGSLFVDMNLLLGPAAADWVIRPFENYPDMLFMVLPPGAFVGLGLLIALKNGIDSHLEERRKASEPAPVASGSKRVRVTGHVS from the coding sequence ATGGCAACCAAACCTTCCAGCGAAATAATCCGCGACGGACTCTGGACCAACAACCCGGCACTGGTACAGGTGCTCGGGCTCTGCCCTCTGCTGGCCGTTACCAGCACCGTTGTCAATGCCATCGGACTTGGCCTGGCGACCCTGATGGTGCTGATGGGTTCCAATCTTGCGGTGTCACTTATCCGCAACTTCGTCAGTGAATCCGTGCGGCTGCCCGCTTTTGTGATGATCATCGCTTCGTTCGTGACCTGCGCCGAACTGCTGATGCAGGCCTTTACCTACCAGCTTTACCAGATACTGGGCATTTTTATTCCGCTGATCGTGACCAACTGCGCCATCCTGGGCCGGGCCGATGCCTTTGCTTCCAGAAACGCACCAGGCCCTGCCCTGCTGGACGGAACCATGATGGGAATCGGCTTTCTGGCCGTTCTGATCGTGCTCGGCGGCATGCGAGAGCTAATCGGCCAGGGAAGTCTGTTTGTGGACATGAACCTGCTGCTCGGCCCCGCTGCTGCTGACTGGGTCATCCGGCCATTTGAAAACTATCCGGATATGCTTTTTATGGTATTGCCGCCCGGCGCCTTTGTTGGTCTCGGGCTGCTGATTGCCCTGAAAAACGGCATCGACAGCCACCTGGAGGAACGCCGCAAGGCCAGCGAACCCGCCCCGGTAGCCTCCGGAAGCAAGCGGGTCCGGGTTACCGGGCACGTTTCCTGA
- the rsxD gene encoding electron transport complex subunit RsxD: MAFVQQSSPHAHRARPTSRVMLWVLIAALPGLFAQTLFFGWGNLINVVFCITVAIVSEAALLRLRKKPVAFFIRDNTAAVTGLLLGLSLPQFTPWWVSAVAVISAIVVAKQLYGGLGSNPFNPAMVGYALVLVSFPVAMTTNWAEPAMLWEGAPGFGETLATIASGQQTAIDGWTMATPLDEYKHKIARHTATEVLAHPTFGDGIAKGWEWVNAAFLAGGLLLIGLRIITWHIPAGFLGGLALMSLAFGSNADLYAPLSLHLLAGGTMLGAFFIATDPVSAATSHQGKLIYGAGIGILIYLIRTWGNYPDAVAFSVLLMNFAVPFIDHYTPPRTYGHHKARRGVPGSQG; the protein is encoded by the coding sequence ATGGCGTTTGTTCAGCAGTCTTCACCTCATGCCCACAGGGCCCGACCGACATCCCGGGTGATGCTTTGGGTCCTCATAGCGGCATTGCCTGGCCTGTTCGCCCAGACTCTGTTTTTCGGCTGGGGCAACCTGATCAATGTGGTCTTCTGCATCACCGTTGCCATTGTTTCGGAGGCGGCCCTCCTGCGGCTCAGGAAAAAACCGGTGGCCTTTTTTATCCGGGACAACACCGCCGCTGTTACCGGTTTACTGCTGGGTCTGTCATTACCGCAATTTACCCCCTGGTGGGTGTCGGCGGTCGCGGTTATTTCTGCCATCGTCGTCGCCAAGCAACTATACGGCGGACTGGGTTCCAATCCTTTCAACCCGGCCATGGTGGGCTATGCATTGGTCCTCGTTTCTTTCCCCGTGGCCATGACCACCAACTGGGCAGAACCGGCCATGCTCTGGGAAGGCGCCCCGGGCTTCGGCGAAACCCTGGCAACCATTGCCTCGGGCCAGCAAACAGCCATCGACGGCTGGACCATGGCAACGCCCCTGGACGAATACAAACATAAGATTGCCAGACACACGGCGACCGAAGTGCTTGCCCACCCCACCTTTGGTGACGGCATCGCCAAGGGCTGGGAGTGGGTTAACGCAGCCTTTCTTGCCGGCGGCCTGCTGTTGATTGGCCTACGAATCATCACCTGGCACATTCCCGCGGGTTTCCTTGGCGGCCTGGCCCTGATGAGCCTGGCCTTTGGTAGCAATGCCGACCTATACGCGCCCCTGTCACTTCATCTGCTCGCCGGGGGCACCATGCTCGGTGCCTTTTTTATTGCCACTGATCCGGTCTCTGCCGCCACCAGTCACCAGGGCAAACTGATCTATGGCGCCGGGATCGGTATCCTGATCTACCTGATCCGTACCTGGGGCAACTACCCGGATGCCGTAGCCTTCAGCGTTCTGCTAATGAACTTTGCCGTCCCATTCATCGACCACTACACACCACCGCGGACGTACGGCCATCACAAAGCCCGCCGGGGTGTGCCGGGCAGTCAGGGGTAA
- the rsxA gene encoding electron transport complex subunit RsxA, whose amino-acid sequence MTEYLLILVSTILVNNFVLVQFLGLCPFMGVSGKLETAMGMSLATTFVLTLASVCSYLAYTYLLAPLDLAFLRTITFILVIAVVVQFTEMVVRKTSPLLYRVLGIFLPLITTNCAVLGVALLNINRNNNFVESVLYGFGAAAGFSMVLVLFAAMRERIAVADVPVAFRGAAIGLVTAGLMSLAFLGFSGLVSV is encoded by the coding sequence ATGACCGAATATCTGCTGATTCTGGTCAGCACCATTCTGGTGAATAACTTTGTGCTGGTCCAGTTCCTGGGCCTGTGCCCGTTCATGGGCGTTTCCGGAAAGCTGGAAACGGCCATGGGTATGTCCCTGGCCACCACCTTTGTGCTGACCCTGGCTTCAGTGTGCAGCTACCTGGCCTATACCTACCTTCTGGCCCCACTTGACCTGGCCTTCCTCCGGACAATCACCTTTATCCTTGTGATTGCCGTCGTAGTCCAGTTCACGGAAATGGTAGTGCGCAAGACCAGCCCGCTGCTCTATCGGGTGCTGGGGATCTTCCTCCCCCTGATTACCACCAACTGTGCTGTACTCGGTGTCGCCCTGCTCAATATAAACAGGAACAACAACTTCGTTGAATCGGTTTTATACGGGTTCGGCGCGGCCGCCGGTTTTTCCATGGTTCTGGTCCTGTTTGCCGCCATGCGTGAGCGCATCGCCGTCGCCGATGTACCGGTGGCGTTTCGGGGGGCTGCCATCGGATTGGTGACGGCCGGGCTGATGTCATTGGCGTTTCTGGGCTTCAGCGGTCTCGTCAGCGTTTGA
- the rsxB gene encoding electron transport complex subunit RsxB, whose protein sequence is MWTGVLVAILVLLALAVVFGGLLGFAAERFRVEGNPLADQIDALLPQTQCGQCGYPGCRPYAESIAEGGPINKCPPGGEATIKALADLLDVEPEPLDAEHGVEQVKRVAVIREDECIGCTKCIQACPVDAILGAAKHMHTVIESECTGCDLCVEPCPVDCIDMVTVEPDIRTWTWTPPTSGLIATDRQGASA, encoded by the coding sequence ATGTGGACAGGCGTTCTTGTTGCCATTCTGGTGCTTCTGGCCCTGGCCGTTGTATTCGGCGGCCTGCTCGGCTTTGCAGCTGAACGTTTCCGGGTGGAAGGCAATCCGCTGGCAGACCAGATTGACGCCCTGTTGCCGCAGACACAGTGCGGGCAGTGTGGCTACCCGGGTTGCCGGCCCTATGCCGAATCCATCGCAGAAGGTGGCCCCATTAACAAGTGCCCTCCCGGAGGTGAAGCCACCATCAAGGCCCTGGCGGATCTGCTGGATGTAGAGCCGGAACCGCTGGATGCCGAGCATGGCGTTGAGCAGGTCAAGCGGGTTGCTGTTATTCGTGAAGATGAGTGCATCGGCTGCACCAAATGCATTCAGGCCTGCCCGGTGGATGCCATTCTCGGGGCCGCAAAACACATGCACACCGTCATTGAAAGCGAATGCACCGGCTGCGACCTCTGTGTCGAGCCCTGCCCTGTGGATTGCATCGATATGGTGACGGTTGAACCGGACATCCGCACCTGGACCTGGACTCCGCCAACGTCAGGGCTCATTGCCACCGACCGTCAGGGAGCCAGTGCCTGA
- the rsxG gene encoding electron transport complex subunit RsxG: MAAIAQSIRRSAIGLGLFAVITGGTIALTQAITEERIQEQAARAEAQALFEIIPQSRHTNDLLRDTVQLPASERLAQPGPLTVWVARKDDRPIGMIMPIVAPDGYSGKINLLVGVNMQGTILGVRVTGHRETPGLGDRIETKKSDWIYSFEGRSLGKPPHREWNVKKNGGEFDQFTGATITPRAVVKAVQKALIYFRENRQIIRERLNEAPSLREKTLNPEAIAGESSNTEHS; encoded by the coding sequence ATGGCCGCCATCGCGCAATCAATCCGTCGCAGTGCCATCGGCCTTGGCTTGTTCGCCGTTATAACCGGTGGCACCATTGCCCTGACGCAGGCCATAACCGAGGAACGGATCCAGGAACAGGCCGCCCGTGCAGAGGCGCAGGCCCTGTTCGAGATCATTCCGCAGAGCCGGCACACCAACGATCTGCTAAGGGACACCGTGCAGCTGCCAGCCAGTGAACGCCTGGCTCAGCCCGGCCCCCTCACGGTCTGGGTTGCCCGCAAGGATGATCGCCCCATCGGCATGATCATGCCCATCGTGGCGCCCGACGGCTACTCCGGAAAGATAAACCTGCTGGTTGGTGTGAATATGCAGGGCACGATACTGGGCGTCCGGGTAACGGGTCACAGGGAAACCCCCGGGCTGGGTGACCGTATCGAAACCAAAAAATCGGACTGGATCTATAGCTTCGAAGGCCGGTCTCTGGGCAAGCCCCCCCACCGGGAATGGAACGTCAAGAAAAACGGGGGCGAGTTTGACCAGTTCACCGGCGCCACGATCACTCCGCGGGCCGTGGTCAAGGCTGTTCAGAAGGCCCTGATCTATTTCCGCGAGAATCGCCAGATAATACGAGAACGACTGAATGAAGCGCCCTCTCTGAGGGAAAAGACCCTGAACCCCGAAGCGATTGCCGGCGAATCGTCCAATACGGAGCATTCCTGA